In Aspergillus nidulans FGSC A4 chromosome II, a single window of DNA contains:
- a CDS encoding thioesterase family protein (transcript_id=CADANIAT00004393), whose product MDSGTAHGAQFEEAIRVTPLGHNRYSAFLQKSFCIGTVPHGGYTSAVLYRLALVHFATAHPNLYKGEPATPISMHLTFLRRTAEGPAKLRVHDMKLGKRTSSLHVELLQPKDQAQSGTEIDEREMEVKVAGYITVSPASSEVGVSAKTNWELHPKPVSGSRSDGGVDFDRLSKTGRDEAWARQDPPFAQFRKATTQVELYGIDPALKKRKNGIVDQWARLKPEGQLTRWSNEAVVFLTDMFPMALDGFDTMADGRESGSATGGAGPTAKYWFPTVSLSIDFKKRLPPAGEEWLYSRVVTKEVRDGRTDLDVTILDAKGEIVALSTQIGLVVSASRNIGKRARL is encoded by the exons ATGGATTCAGGAACCGCCCATGGCGCCCAGTTTGAAGAGGCCATCCGCGTAACACCCCTCGGCCATAACCGCTACTCCGCATTTCTCCAGAAATCTTTCTGTATCGGCACAG TACCTCATGGCGGCTACACGAGCGCGGTTCTCTACCGCCTCGCCCTCGTGCACTTTGCGACGGCCCATCCCAACCTGTATAAGGGCGAGCCGGCAACCCCCATTTCAATGCACTTGACCTTCCTAAGACGTACGGCTGAAGGACCCGCAAAACTGCGTGTGCACGACATGAAACTTGGGAAGAGAACTAGTTCTCTGCATGTTGAGCTTCTACAGCCTAAAGATCAGGCACAAAGTGGCACAGAAATCGACGAAAGGGAAATGGAAGTTAAAGTCGCCGGGTACATCACAGTCAGCCCCGCGAGCTCAGAGGTCGGAGTATCAGCAAAAACAAATTGGGAACTTCACCCGAAACCCGTGAGCGGAAGCCGAAGTGACGGCGGCGTCGACTTCGACCGGCTATCCAAGACAGGCCGGGACGAAGCCTGGGCCAGGCAAGACCCGCCATTTGCTCAGTTCCGCAAGGCCACGACGCAGGTTGAGCTATACGGTATTGATCcggcgctgaagaagcgcaagaacgGGATTGTGGATCAATGGGCGAGGCTGAAGCCGGAGGGGCAACTAACAAGATGGAGCAATGAAGCCGTTGTGTTCCTCACGGACATGTTCCCCATGGCGCTGGATGGGTTTGACACGATGGCTGATGGAAGAGAGTCGGGCTCTGCGACTGGGGGAGCTGGGCCGACAGCCAAGTACTGGTTCCCGACCGTGTCGCTGAGTATTGATTTCAAGAAGAGACTGCCGCCGGCGGGCGAGGAATGGCTGTATAGCCGGGTCGTCACGAAGGAGGTGCGAGACGGGAGGACGGATTTGGACGTCACGATTTTGGACGCAAAGGGAGAGATTGTGGCGCTGAGCACTCAAATCGGGCTGGTCGTGAGTGCCAGTCGGAACATTGGGAAGCGAGCCCGGTTGTAG
- a CDS encoding PaaI family thioesterase (transcript_id=CADANIAT00004394), whose amino-acid sequence MPTNHVPPPQYTPISTYSRLPKPATGEDGFFSETLSSATTIPTVHTFKLEHLQPNLPSQPPSWPSPTTPPDLIPVPGADLIMRLELATPGVCGHPATAHGGVLATVIDEAMSLGVTLYAPEAGEQYDPTAVGTASATRGVPGGRIRSKMFTSQLDIRYKRPVSVPGEIEVRVQVLAKQGRKLWVKAQVVQNGQIMVDAMAFWLLTLAKSVL is encoded by the coding sequence atgccCACCAATCACGTTCCGCCACCCCAATATACTCCGATCTCAACATACTCCCGCCTCCCCAAACCAGCCACCGGCGAAGACGGCTTCTTTTCTGAAACCCTTTCATCTGCAACCACCATCCCAACCGTGCACACATTCAAACTCGAGCATCTGCAACCAAATCTCCCCTCCCAGCCTCCCTCATGGCCGTCGCCCACCACTCCCCCGGATTTGATCCCCGTTCCCGGCGCTGATCTGATCATGCGGCTTGAACTTGCTACTCCCGGGGTTTGCGGCCACCCGGCCACCGCGCACGGGGGCGTTCTGGCTACGGTGATTGACGAAGCTATGAGCTTAGGTGTTACACTTTATGCGCCGGAGGCGGGGGAGCAATATGATCCCACTGCTGTGGGTACCGCTTCTGCTACTAGAGGTGTGCCTGGCGGCCGGATCCGCTCTAAGATGTTTACATCGCAATTGGATATTCGATATAAGAGGCCAGTTTCGGTGCCCGGCGAGATCGAGGTCAGAGTCCAGGTGCTTGCAAAGCAGGGAAGGAAGTTGTGGGTGAAGGCGCAAGTTGTTCAGAACGGACAGATAATGGTGGATGCGATGGCATTTTGGTTGCTGACTTTGGCCAAGAGTGTCTTATGA
- the ura6 gene encoding uridylate kinase ura6 (transcript_id=CADANIAT00004397), translated as MSSDQKTPRFSPAKTTVVFLLGGPGSGKGTQSANLVRDYGFVHLSAGDLLRAEQIRPESEYGALIKNYITEGKIVPMEITVALLSNAMAAELDANKDKYASAKPRFLIDGFPRKLDQAVFFEETVCPSEFTLFLDCPEEVMEKRLLKRGETSGRDDDNAESIRKRFRTFVETSMPVVTEFEKQDKVISVAATGTVEEVYERIQAGFEKRGVKPSS; from the coding sequence ATGTCCTCCGACCAAAAGACACCCCGCTTCTCCCCTGCCAAAACAaccgtcgtcttcctcctaGGCGGACCCGGCTCAGGCAAAGGAACCCAATCCGCCAACCTCGTCCGCGACTATGGTTTCGTCCATCTCTCGGCAGGCGACCTCCTCCGCGCTGAGCAAATTCGGCCTGAATCCGAATACGGCGCTCTGATCAAGAATTACATCACGGAGGGCAAGATCGTACCCATGGAAATCACCGTCGCACTGCTCTCGAACGCGATGGCTGCGGAGCTCGACGCGAACAAGGACAAGTATGCGAGCGCGAAACCACGCTTCCTTATTGATGGATTTCCGCGAAAGCTCGACCAGGCGGTATTCTTTGAGGAGACGGTTTGCCCGTCGGAGTTCACACTGTTCTTGGATTGCCCGGAGGAggtcatggagaagaggcttTTGAAGAGGGGGGAGACGAGTGGACGGGATGATGACAATGCTGAGTCGATTCGAAAGCGGTTCCGTACGTTTGTGGAGACCAGTATGCCTGTTGTGACGGAGTTTGAGAAGCAGGACAAGGTGATTAGTGTTGCTGCGACGGGGACAGTTGAGGAGGTTTATGAGCGAATTCAGGCTGGCTTTGAGAAGCGCGGGgtgaagccttcttcttaA
- a CDS encoding uncharacterized protein (transcript_id=CADANIAT00004390), producing MSVSSDSQNDSPQTYEPTFPREFVSSENRRSMASSPQPATVGAQDSSSESMAAPLKSPRSARFAEATAINSPSAAESSRSPFADPPNQSQNAPDVSDVGFGYVNAQDPTQHVPHHAAPASPLKSALRVPGTPARTLNPLSPTFREEFNLEKQEKQAEKANAKDLAIKVRVRVAKIFLRFVSFGCSLIVLTIIATTLTIFHATKNLPPRSGTTPWAVGTNPWPQYLLLATASLSLLSCLVVFWTWKKRGYKRAEKVAVYYSIFSVGFFGFTLILWVVVSAIYQNSKSNGNNKDLWGWSCVTGNLRSTAYASDIDYPLLCRLQDWGLVCAVIEIVIEVLVILIYAVVFYRFWSKRKLAKSMDRRDKARSDLYLAQLRLQSAPNTPGFPLSPKSPWVSTTMQDPYSSAEKGEATPTQFATPASPTRPQPTFQLQPPPIRVQHATPKSEQEEFPASAPTPSPPQEHMGAAPGERTYEAVPIPVAYASPMSPSFPQGAR from the exons ATGTCCGTCTCAAGTGACAGCCAGAACGACTCTCCTCAAACTTACGAACCAACCTTTCCAAGGGAATTTGTCAGTAGCGAGAACCGAAGGTCAATGGCATCATCACCGCAGCCGGCGACAGTCGGCGCTCAGGACAGTTCTTCTGAATCAATGGCCGCGCCCTTGAAGAGCCCTCGATCGGCCCGATTCGCGGAAGCAACTGCAATCAATTCACCAAGTGCTGCGGAAAGTAGCAGGTCTCCATTTGCAGACCCCCCCAATCAGTCTCAGAACGCGCCTGATGTCTCTGATGTTGGTTTTGGATATGTGAACGCACAGGATCCTACACAGCATGTACCGCACCATGCTGCGCCGGCTTCTCCACTGAAGAGCGCATTAAGAGTGCCAGGGACGCCCGCACGCACCCTGAATCCTCTTAGTCCAACTTTCCGGGAAGAGTTCAATCtagaaaagcaagagaagcaagcagagaaagcaAATGCAAAGGACTTG GCTATCAAGGTGCGCGTCAGAGTCGCCAAGATTTTCCTTCGCTTCGTCAGCTTCGGTTGTAGTCTCATCGTCCTCACCATCATAGCGACCACTCTGACCATTTTTCACGCGACCAAAAATCTGCCTCCAAGGAGCGGTACCACTCCTTGGGCCGTTGGCACAAACCCATGGCCTCAGTATCTGCTTCTCGCAACCGCAAGTTTATCGTTGCTCTCCTGTCTGGTAGTTTTCTGGACTTGGAAAAAGCGCGGATATAAACGTGCGGAGAAGGTTGCAGTCTACTACTCTATATTTTCTGTTGGCTTCTTCGGATTCACCCTCATTTTATGGGTTGTGGTCTCAGCCATTTACCAGAATTCCAAGTCCAACGGAAATAATAAGGATCTGTGGGGTTGGTCGTGCGTGACAGGAAACCTTAGGTCGACAGCATATGCATCAGATATCGACTACCCACTGTTATGCCGTCTTCAG GACTGGGGTCTAGTGTGCGCAGTTATCGAAATCGTTATTGAGGTCTTGGTCATTCTCATCTACGCCGTTGTCTTCTACCGATTCTGGTCCAAGCGAAAGCTCGCAAAATCCATGGATCGCCGGGACAAGGCGCGGTCGGACTTGTACCTTGCCCAGCTGCGACTTCAATCTGCCCCCAATACTCCTGGCTTCCCGCTGAGTCCCAAATCTCCCTGGGTCTCGACAACCATGCAGGATCCCTACTCCTCCGCTGAGAAGGGAGAGGCAACACCTACCCAGTTTGCTACCCCCGCCTCGCCAACTAGGCCCCAACCAACTTTCCAGCTCCAACCGCCACCCATTCGTGTGCAACACGCAACCCCAAAGTCAGAGCAAGAGGAGTTTCCTGCATCTGCTCCTACGCCATCTCCACCCCAAGAACACATGGGTGCTGCACCCGGGGAGCGGACGTACGAAGCTGTGCCGATCCCAGTCGCCTATGCCAGCCCAATGTCACCGAGCTTTCCTCAAGGAGCCCGCTAG
- a CDS encoding putative alpha,alpha-trehalose phosphate synthase subunit TPS3 (transcript_id=CADANIAT00004392): protein MTVYIASLFLPYTVSFRPPEESQALPSSPLSQHQAPESVSTTPNPAVSLFEKRNKTPNVGLTPGATTDHERIFTSDPNKAADPNRSEYPFPNPDNGYDYEHLTESEAHSPAWGVRTALNQPKPQSAFLASPSILRHQEPLNLSTDSLPKVDGPSSVPPKKHFRKPSGRSHNRKPSFSENEWKITTAEQGNGGLRNAVRAAAETGQLEDKVWVGTLGMPTDALTESTKATISEKLEGEYDCLMVDVSDSDFDGHYTHFCKTILWPVFHYQIPDNPKSKAYEDHSWVYYVKLNQVFAERIARNWRRGDTIWVQDYHLLLVPAMLRKLLPDAQIGFFLHVAFPSSEVFRCLAPRKELLEGMLGANLVGFQTEEYCRHFLQTCSRILSVEATNDGLQLEDRFVNVRKFPIGIDPLSWDKRRKAADVEQWIKTISDRYAGKRLIVARDKIDQVRGIRQKLLSYELFLNTHPEWREKVVLIQVATSTTEQPELEAMISDIVMRINSTHSTLAHQPLVFLKQDLAFPQYLALISVADAMMITSLREGMNLTSHEFVYCQDGKYGAQRYGSLILSEFTGSASVFGNHALLVNPWDYHQCADAIHTALSRSEEKRQQVWTQLHEAVLQNSTSNWVKSFSETLSRVWHEQSSREIMAVPRLPMNKLEDRYRQAKRRLIILDYEGTLASWGSPKSIIVTTPQRAITTLADLTEDPRNVVYVMSARMPEELERLFRLVSGLGLIAENGCFIREPYSETWSKLTNQDQTDAWKTAVRQMLEYYRQRAEGSWIEQRHCSLVFHYEAAEDHAAACRLASECADHINDACANQGVHAILVDGVLVVEATSTNKASAAELAWRSCLKQENDAGRPDFLLAIGDSRDDEPVFRWANKLESAHAVSYAMTVTLGSRSTEARATLTQGVAGVLTSLERLAKTSANQGVVL from the exons ATGACCGTCTACATAGCTTCTCT GTTTCTCCCCTACACAGTCAGCTTCCGCCCTCCAGAGGAGTCTCAAGCCCTTCCCTCAAGCCCTCTGTCTCAGCATCAGGCTCCGGAGTCCGTGTCAACCACGCCAAACCCTGCAGTCAGCTTGTTTGAGAAGCGGAATAAGACACCCAATGTTGGTCTTACTCCGGGCGCGACCACCGACCATGAGCGCATCTTCACTTCCGATCCAAACAAGGCTGCTGACCCAAACCGGTCTGAATACCCGTTCCCTAACCCCGACAATGGCTACGACTATGAACACTTGACGGAAAGTGAAGCGCATTCACCGGCCTGGGGCGTACGGACCGCACTCAACCAACCCAAGCCACAATCAGCGTTTCTGGCTTCCCCCTCAATCCTCAGACACCAAGAGCCACTGAATTTGTCGACGGACTCCCTCCCAAAAGTGGATGGCCCGTCATCGGTGCCGCCGAAAAAGCACTTCAGAAAACCCTCTGGGCGTAGCCATAACCGAAAGCCCTCATTCTCCGAGAACGAATGGAAGATCACAACGGCTGAACAGGGCAATGGCGGCTTACGCAACGCCGTACGCGCCGCCGCGGAGACCGGGCAGCTTGAAGACAAGGTTTGGGTTGGTACGCTGGGTATGCCGACTGATGCCTTGACGGAGTCAACAAAAGCCACGATATccgagaagctggagggAGAATACGATTGTCTAATGGTCGATGTCAGTGACAGCGATTTCGACGGTCATTACACACATTTCTGCAAGACAATCCTCTGGCCCGTGTTTCATTATCAAATCCCTGATAACCCGAAGAGCAAGGCATATGAGGACCATTCGTGGGTTTACTATGTGAAGCTCAACCAGGTCTTTGCGGAGCGAATTGCCCGAAACTGGAGGCGGGGCGATACCATATGGGTCCAAGACTATCACTTGCTCCTTGTGCCGGCGATGCTACGGAAACTTCTCCCCGACGCGCAGATCGGCTTTTTCCTTCATGTTGCTTTCCCGTCCTCTGAGGTGTTCCGGTGCCTCGCACCACGCAAGGAGCTCCTTGAGGGTATGCTTGGGGCGAACCTCGTCGGCTTCCAGACGGAAGAATATTGTCGCCATTTCCTGCAGACATGCAGCCGTATCCTCAGTGTTGAAGCTACGAATGACGGGCTTCAGCTGGAGGACCGATTTGTGAACGTGAGAAAGTTCCCAATCGGTATCGACCCCCTCTCTTGGGATAAGCGCCGTAAAGCGGCAGATGTCGAGCAGTGGATCAAGACGATTTCCGATCGTTATGCAGGAAAGAGGCTCATTGTGGCTCGCGACAAGATTGACCAGGTGCGCGGCATCCGGCAGAAGTTACTCAGCTATGAGCTCTTTCTCAACACTCACCCCGAGTGGCGCGAAAAGGTGGTATTGATTCAGGTGGCTACAAGCACGACGGAAcagccggagctggaggccaTGATTTCCGACATTGTCATGCGGATCAATTCTACGCACTCGACGCTTGCACACCAACCTCTGGTATTCTTGAAGCAGGACCTTGCCTTCCCGCAATACCTCGCTTTGATTTCTGTAGCAGATGCGATGATGATTACTAGTCTACGTGAAGGTATGAATCTTACGAGCCATGAGTTTGTTTACTGTCAGGATGGAAAATACGGCGCCCAAAGATACGGATCACTTATTCTCAGCGAATTCACCGGTAGCGCATCGGTATTCGGCAACCATGCCCTACTCGTCAACCCTTGGGACTACCACCAGTGTGCAGACGCAATCCACACAGCTCTCTCGCGCAGTGAAGAGAAACGTCAGCAGGTATGGACACAGCTTCATGAGGCAGTGCTGCAGAATTCAACTTCAAACTGGGTGAAGTCGTTCAGTGAGACGTTAAGTAGGGTCTGGCATGAACAGTCGTCCCGTGAGATCATGGCTGTTCCCAGACTCCCTATGAACAAGCTTGAAGACAGGTACCGGCAGGCAAAGCGACGGCTCATAATTTTAGACTATGAAGGTACACTGGCATCCTGGGGTTCTCCGAAGAGCATCATCGTCACCACCCCCCAAAGGGCCATCACGACGCTGGCCGACCTGACCGAGGATCCGAGAAATGTGGTGTATGTTATGAGTGCGCGGATGcccgaggagctggagcgtCTCTTCCGACTGGTGTCTGGACTAGGCCTCATCGCAGAGAATGGATGCTTTATTCGCGAGCCGTACTCGGAAACGTGGTCGAAGCTTACGAACCAAGACCAGACCGACGCCTGGAAGACTGCTGTGAGGCAGATGCTTGAGTATTACAGGCAGCGCGCGGAAGGAAGCTGGATTGAACAGCGTCATTGTTCTCTAGTCTTCCACtatgaagcagcagaggatCACGCAGCGGCTTGCCGTCTGGCTTCCGAATGCGCGGACCACATTAACGACGCATGCGCTAATCAAGGCGTGCACGCTATTCTGGTCGACGGGGTGTTGGTAGTGGAAGCAACCAGCACGAACAAGGCTTCAGCAGCGGAATTGGCCTGGCGGTCTTGTCTTAAGCAGGAAAATGACGCCGGTCGCCCCGACTTCCTGCTCGCTATTGGCGACAGTCGTGACGACGAGCCGGTTTTCCGGTGGGCGAACAAGTTAGAGAGCGCACACGCGGTCAGCTACGCCATGACAGTCACGCTGGGCTCGAGAAGTACCGAAGCGCGGGCTACTTTGACTCAGGGAGTTGCTG GAGTTTTGACATCTCTAGAGAGACTGGCGAAAACATCGGCTAATCAAGGTGTTGTGTTGTAG
- a CDS encoding uncharacterized protein (transcript_id=CADANIAT00004395), producing the protein MIYTPIFLALIAPIAAQSSSNWTLPAGFDLNKVDSTTRANWCLAERNNCPKICGGVATDNRCDQDTLDFTCTCSNGTDANVGLYQGTIPFFVCQEEYAQCIQQSTTQDGDEVCKEGLNSCGSLNASASTTTSTTTTTSTTVTSETSTATGDSSNTEATATDSSDSPSETDGAMRLMQNYGLAGFATVMVAAFALL; encoded by the exons ATGATCTACACTCCGATCTTCCTTGCGCTCATCGCGCCCATCGCTGCCCAGTCCAGCTCCAACTGGACCCTCCCCGCTGGCTTTGATCTGAACAAGGTCGACTCAACCACCAGAG CAAACTGGTGTCTCGCGGAGCGCAACAACTGTCCCAAGATTTGCGGTGGTGTTGCCACTGACAACCGCTGTGATCAG GACACCCTTGATTTCACCTGCACTTGCTCCAACGGCACCGACGCCAATGTAGGACTCTATCAGGGCACgattcctttctttgtctgcCAGGAAGAGTACGCGCAGTGCATCCAGCAATCGACTACCCAGGATGGCGACGAGGTGTGCAAGGAGGGTTTGAACAGCTGTGGAAGCCTCAATGCTTCTGCTTCCACCACCACTTCGACCACTACTACCACCTCAACCACAGTGACTTCTGAGACTAGCACCGCGACCGGCGACTCGAGCAACACCGAGGCAACGGCCACCGACTCCAGCGACAGCCCGAGTGAGACCGATGGGGCGATGCGCTTGATGCAGAACTATGGATTGGCTGGGTTCGCGACCGTGATGGTAGCCGCGTTCGCGCTCCTGTAG
- a CDS encoding C2H2 zinc finger protein nsdC (transcript_id=CADANIAT00004391) produces the protein MTSIYLALGHHHPSFRGSVKDPVPMAALMQSNNEPVAISTPLTASSDPIASSSPGSATFLKQSKPDSNLTSIANAGLNVTRSKDSLPAMSTTAVPNSGSAERQLESHRDADQDSSQVAREALGASEKHQSSSVGDSLAIHSDQMQVDSHPGPGEAGDPVFNTAENGTSLINSSTVASPGPIEDSVSQDGDQPRHRDDGDLHQENNNKAFSYPMPTGAFNDPRRGLSLPSSGLHKAGQRSPSAKKHRCPYCATEFTRHHNLKSHLLTHSQEKPFVCTTCQSRFRRLHDLKRHQKLHTGERPHICPKCGRRFARGDALARHNKGQGGCAGRRASMGSYAPEDEYGDAAAAGADEAMDGLVYAEPERMDEDDERRYNMPSIKKHDVPSDSAVRSNSVSSYQARQPSTYPPIAASRPSPGGLFPPPTSHGGSSASPSPISQSGNMAFPSTNQPSGSSAFAPSNMAESPRPLSPNALSSHQLGHGPENGLQMHHRAHSAGISHPFPQQSYNRTGPSQASLSNHTAPSLGLPPPQPGAPQLPPPPGLGSSEPRFSLHSQSSVQASGSAAKHTPSHSHSSNHGGSLTSKTIPEAASTHNVHTSHDPSVFDQQREREEKLWEYIRSVHEELNGLKSEVATLRAQVASSSVNASTTSGSSVTQSSVETGTTNTVQR, from the coding sequence ATGACTTCGATCTATCTAGCTCTTGgccaccatcatccatcgtTTCGAGGTAGCGTGAAAGACCCGGTACCCATGGCCGCGTTGATGCAGTCAAACAACGAGCCCGTCGCCATCTCAACCCCTTTGACCGCCTCATCGGACCCGATTGCCTCGAGTTCCCCGGGATCTGCTACCTTTTTAAAACAGTCTAAACCTGACTCGAACCTCACCTCCATTGCCAACGCGGGGTTAAACGTGACGCGATCAAAAGACTCCTTACCGGCGatgtcaacaacagcagTGCCAAACTCTGGCTCCGCGGAGCGGCAGCTCGAATCTCATAGAGATGCGGACCAGGATAGCTCTCAGGTTGCGCGCGAAGCGCTCGGCGCTAGTGAGAAACATCAGTCTAGCTCTGTCGGCGACTCACTAGCCATACACTCCGACCAAATGCAGGTCGACTCTCATCCTGGTCCCGGTGAAGCGGGCGATCCGGTTTTCAACACTGCTGAGAACGGAACTTCTTTAATAAACAGCTCGACTGTAGCAAGCCCCGGACCCATAGAAGATTCTGTCTCTCAGGACGGTGACCAACCGCGTCATCGAGACGACGGCGACTTGCATCAAGAAAATAATAACAAAGCTTTCTCATACCCCATGCCTACAGGGGCGTTCAACGACCCCCGGCGTGGTCTCAGCTTACCAAGCTCCGGCCTCCACAAGGCTGGTCAACGGTCTCCATCCGCTAAGAAGCATAGATGCCCCTATTGCGCAACGGAGTTCACACGACATCACAACCTCAAAAGCCACCTCCTCACACATAGTCAAGAGAAGCCGTTTGTATGCACGACCTGTCAGTCACGCTTCCGGCGACTTCATGACCTCAAAAGACACCAAAAGCTTCATACTGGTGAGCGACCCCATATATGTCCGAAGTGCGGACGCAGGTTTGCTCGCGGTGATGCCCTTGCGCGTCATAATAAGGGCCAAGGTGGCTGTGCTGGTCGTAGGGCCAGCATGGGAAGTTACGCACCCGAAGATGAGTATGGTgatgccgcagctgctggtGCCGACGAGGCTATGGATGGGCTAGTTTACGCCGAGCCGGAACgcatggatgaagatgatgaacgaCGTTACAACATGCCGAGCATAAAGAAGCATGATGTGCCCTCGGATTCTGCCGTTCGCTCAAACAGCGTAAGCAGCTATCAAGCGCGTCAACCTAGCACTTACCCTCCAATTGCCGCGAGCAGACCGTCGCCTGGCGGGCTTTTCCCTCCTCCTACAAGTCATGGCGGTTCTAGTGCCTCCCCTTCTCCCATATCTCAGTCCGGCAATATGGCGTTCCCCTCGACAAACCAGCCATCTGGCTCCTCTGCTTTTGCGCCTTCAAACATGGCTGAAAGTCCAAGACCGCTCTCACCGAACGCACTATCTTCCCACCAATTAGGACACGGGCCGGAAAACGGTCTACAAATGCACCATCGCGCCCACTCTGCTGGAATCTCACATCCATTCCCTCAACAATCATACAATCGTACAGGCCCCTCTCAggcttctctttccaaccaCACTGCACCGAGCTTAGGCCTTCCACCACCTCAGCCCGGGGCCCCTCAACTTCCGCCGCCACCTGGCTTGGGGTCTTCTGAGCCTCGTTTTTCCCTCCACTCGCAAAGCTCCGTACAGGCTTCCGGTTCCGCCGCTAAACATACGCCATCACATAGCCACTCGAGTAATCACGGTGGTTCTTTGACTTCCAAGACAATCCCCGAAGCAGCATCAACGCATAACGTCCATACCTCTCACGATCCGAGCGTCTTCGATCAGCAACGGGAACGGGAGGAAAAGCTCTGGGAGTACATTCGCTCAGTTCATGAGGAACTAAATGGACTCAAGTCGGAGGTAGCCACCCTCAGGGCACAAGTGGCATCGTCGAGTGTGAACGCATCGACTACGTCTGGTTCTAGTGTTACACAATCATCAGTTGAGACGGGCACCACAAATACGGTGCAACGGTGA
- a CDS encoding PCI domain protein (transcript_id=CADANIAT00004396), with the protein MPAPSTTLLIEGSFSELAEEFAAYLDALNKPDDTTVQTEVAPLLQPLREQEQNDTQLDQSKRDEVLKKLVSAATVLNTAPEKEITPAYNLLIHLVQQASDPDMFLSRICSYLAKPIPSSPQFGASLSIAILSTIFNTLAPTDSSRFHVLLAIVTVIRQSGSSAAFDALKPQLTAQLPNWRSTWELDDEEARRLHLAIADAAQAAGDLDWAQTHVVDALQTIPPAEASSPAARDLAVRALTSALTHPAVFDFTPLTAADAVQALRSSDAPLFELLEIFTADTLDAYEDFISATPVENILPDNALAPHAEALQTKIRLLTLASLAAAATTTTGPSARSLSYETIASALRVPQEEVEKWVIDTIRAGLVEGKLSQLRSEFLVHRATYRVFGEKQWAEVQGRLMVWRRSLENVLGVIRSERERFVREAAAAAAAAAAEGEKGDKNNKGPSERRRAPQEIAAAE; encoded by the exons ATGCCCGCTCCTTCAACCACCCTCCTGATCGAGGGTTCCTTCTCCGAACTCGCCGAGGAATTTGCTGCGTACCTCGATGCCCTCAACAAGCCCGACGATACCACCGTTCAGACCGAGGTCGCCCCGCTGCTGCAACCCCTCCGCGAGCAGGAACAGAATGATACCCAGCTTGATCAGAGCAAGCGGGAtgaggtgctgaagaagctggtctCGGCCGCCACTGTGCTCAACACGGCGCCGGAGAAGG AGATTACACCCGCTTACAACCTCCTGATCCACCTCGTCCAGCAGGCCTCCGACCCTGACATGTTCCTCTCTCGCATCTGCTCATACCTCGCCAAGCccatcccctcctctcctcagTTCGGTGCctctctttccatcgccATCCTGTCCACCATCTTCAACACACTCGCCCCTACCGACTCCAGCCGATTCCACGTTCTCTTGGCCATTGTCACCGTGATCCGCCAGTCTGGCTCCTCTGCGGCTTTTGATGCTCTGAAGCCCCAGTTGACTGCACAGCTGCCCAACTGGCGCTCCACCTGGGAActtgacgatgaggaggccCGCCGTCTGCATCTGGCCATCGCTGACGCCGCCCAGGCGGCCGGCGACCTCGATTGGGCTCAGACTCACGTTGTCGATGCTCTCCAGACCATTCCTCCGGCCGAAGCCTCATCCCCTGCAGCACGCGACCTTGCCGTGCGTGCTCTGACCTCAGCGCTCACCCACCCGGCcgtcttcgacttcaccCCGTTAACCGCCGCCGATGCCGTTCAGGCCTTGCGATCTAGCGACGCACCCCTCTTCGAGCTGCTTGAGATTTTCACCGCTGATACCCTTGATGCCTACGAGGATTTCATCTCCGCCACCCCTGTCGAAAACATCCTCCCTGACAACGCCTTGGCCCCCCATGCCGAAGCTCTGCAGACCAAGATCCGTCTACTCACTCTGGCATCTCTTGCCGCGGCCGCCACAACCACAACAGGTCCGTCCGCGCGCTCTCTGTCATACGAGACTATTGCGTCCGCCCTTCGCGTGCcgcaggaggaagttgaaaAGTGGGTCATTGACACCATCCGTGCTGGTCTGGTTGAGGGCAAGCTTTCTCAATTGCGTTCTGAGTTTTTGGTCCATCGTGCCACCTACCGTGTGTTCGGTGAGAAGCAGTGGGCCGAAGTCCAGGGTCGTCTTATGGTGTGGCGACGAAGCCTGGAGAACGTCCTTGGTGTCATTCGCAGCGAGCGTGAGCGATTTGTAcgggaagctgctgctgctgcggctgcggctgctgcagagggtgagaagggAGATAAGAATAACAAGGGACCGTCTGAGCGTCGACGTGCTCCTCAGGAGATAGCTGCCGCGGAGTAG